A stretch of DNA from Penaeus chinensis breed Huanghai No. 1 chromosome 1, ASM1920278v2, whole genome shotgun sequence:
TCTTGTGTGGAACCTTGAGGTGGCAGGGAGTAGCGTGCTCGTCGCCGCCGCGTGACGCGTGTGGCTTCCgtcgtctgtctgtttacatCGGTGACGTCACGGACCCTGGCAGTCCACCCGGGAAATTCAAACGGCGTTTTTTCATCATGCAAGAGATTTAAAAGGGAAGCCACTCCAGGTAAAGGTCGACCTTTTGGTGTATTCGGTATATTGTATAAAAAGGACGATCCAATCTTACTTTGCATATATTTCCGGGGCTACAGAGAATTGTTTAATATTTGACTGTTACTTAGACTTATGCTGCGTTCGGAACTCCTCGTCCAACAAGATAAACAAGACGGACAAGATGGACAAAATGTTTTTGAACCCCTGCTTTCGTGTCCTGGACAAGTTGTCCATCTCGCCCTCGTTCGCAGCCGGGAGAGCAGGACGGGATGACGTCACAAGAGGAACTGTATGTAAAACAATGGCAGTTGCAAGGAACCATAAGATATTGATAGGTAATTTTATGgccctttattgttgttatcaaaagGTATTTTTGTGTTTGCCAGTTGCAGGTAAGTTACATATCCATCAGGGGAGTTACAAAGTCTATGAAGTGTGTAAATTAAAGTCACCGGAATTATAGAATAGTGAATGTTTACTTTCGAGCTGGTTGCTTTGGGGACATGGTTATTCACATgcctttatataaataaatagctgAGTAAATCcatatttacacacgcatgcgtgtgcatgtttgtacgcatatatacatatcgattaaAAAGGtatgactgaatatatatatatatatatatatatatatatatatatatatatatatatgtgtgtgtgtgtgtgtgtgtgtgtgtgtgtgtgtgtgtgtgtgtgtgtgtgtgtgtgtgtgtgtgtgtgtgtgtgtgtgtgaatatatataaataaataaatatatatgtgtatttatatatattcatgtgtatatgaatgtgtgtgtgtgtgtgtgtgtgtgtatgtatgtatgtatgtatatatatatatatatatatatatatatatgtgtgtgtgtgtgtgtgtttgtgtgtgtgtttgagtgtgagtgagtgtgtgtgtgtgtgtgtgtgtgtgtgtgtgtgtgtgtgtgtgtgtgtgtgtgtgtgtgtgtgtgtgaatatatatatataaataaataatatatatatatatatttatgtatattcatatgtatatgaatgtgtgtgtgtgtatatatatatatatatatatatatatatatatatatatatgtgtgtgtgtgtgtgtgtgtgtgtgtgtgtctgtgtgtgaatatatataaataaatatatatatatatagatatatatatatatttatatatacattcatatgtatatgaatgtgtgtatgtgtgtgtgtgtatgtatatatatatatttatatatatatatatatatatatgtgtgtgtgtgtgtgtgtgtgtgtgtgtttgtgtgtgtgtgtgtgtgtgtgtgtgtgtgagtgtgtgtgtgtgtgtgtgtgtgtgtgtgtgtgtgtgtgtgtgaatatatataaataaataaatatatatatatatatatatatttataaatattcatatgtatatgaatgtgtgtgtatatgtgtatatatatatatatatatatatatatatatatatatatatgtgtgtgtgtgtgtgtgtgcgtgcgtgtttgtgtgtgtgtgtgtgtgtgtttgagtgtgagtgtgtgtgtgtgtgtgtgtgtgtgtgtgtgtgtgtgtgtgtgtgtgaatatatataaataaataaatatatatatatatatatatatatttataaatattcatatgtatatgaatgtgtgtgtatatgtatatatatatatatatatatatatatgtgtgtgtgtgtgtgcgtgcgtgcgtgtttgtgtgtgtttatatatatatatatatatatatatatatatatatatatatatatagttacacatatataaatatataaataaataaatatatatacatgtatttacacacatatatataaatatctaaatatatatatatatatatatatatatatatatatatatgtgtgtgtgtgtgtgtgtgtgtgtgtgtgtgtgtgtgtgtgtgtgtgtgtgtgtgtgtgtctgtataaaagtacatgaaaaaataaatacatatatatatttattatatatatttattatatatatataaatgtgtgtgtgtgtgtgtgtgtgtgtgtgtgtgtgtgtgtgtgtgtgtgtgtgtgtgtgtgtgtgtgtgtgtgtgtgtgtgtgtgtgtgtctgtataaaagtacatgaaaaaataaatacatatatatatttatcatatatatttattatatatataaatgtgtgtgtgtgtgtgtgtgtgtgtgtgtgtgtgtgtgtgtgtgtgtgtgtgtgtgtgtgtgtgtgtgtgtgtgtgtgtgtgtgtgtgtgtgtgtgtgtgtgtgtgtgtgtgtgtgtgtgtgtggtgtgtgtgtgtgggtttgtataaaactacatgtaaatatatatatatatatatatatatatatatatatatatatatatatatatatatatatacacatacatacatacatatatatatacatatatatatatatatatatatatatatatatatatatatatatatatatatatatataaagaaggactTATATAGATGGTCCCTCCAGTAAACACAGCAATGTGTCCCAAACttcaagaaatataaagagaatcgTCCGTCAGCCAAACGCTCGAGATGAGTCCACATTTCAGCTGAGTGTACTTGCAGAGCGAAATACGAGAGGGAAGGACCTTTGTGTGAGGCAAAGTTGGGTGTTCTGCGAGGCAAGGGAAAGGGTGTCCTGGGAGGTACAGGGACGAGACGCCCCCAGAGGCATGGCCgagcgagaggagaagggcgGGGGTTCGTCCACCAAGAAACCCGGGCTGGTTTCTTTCCTCACGGGGAAGCCTATCAAGATCCCCGAGAATGATTTGGTAGGTTTGCTGTTGAGAGAAGGTGCGAGCGAGATTTGTTTAAATTTGCCTCTTCGTCTCTATTTGGGAGACACTTTCTGTTATGAAAATGTCAGAAATTGCAAATGAAAATGTAGTTTGACATTAATAACAGCCAATCATATGCCActttacgtttttttgtttttttttgctcagGTGTTTCACACTAAATGAGCCAATCAGTTGAATATCGCCTCCAATGATATAGAAATTAGATGCAGCTTGTGAGATTTTACATGAACTAATTTTCGTAAACCTTTATACAAGGTAGATGTGTTCTGCCAAAGCACCAAAATCACAGAGCTATGGGAATAAtgtaacaccatcattattaattttatgtagTGATATTTTTGTATACTGTGACATCTTTGATGTATTCACATAAACCATGACATAACACATTATCCAATGTATGTAATGTTATTTTGGTATACTCACATTCATGATGTAGTCACGTAAGCTATGAGATTACTGTTAAGTAGCTCCTGTATGTTGAAAGTTAGTGTTGATAGGAGAAATGACAAATGGTTAGTCACATAGGTTTGCTTTGAAggcagtgttattgttattatattactatataatttttataaattttttttctttcttatgtgcCTTATATAAGTTACATCATTACTCCTTTTTGCAGTTTGGAAAATGCCGTTTTGTTGGAGAATTTGAGAAGCTTAATCGTATAGGAGAAGGAACATATGGAGTAGTCTGTAAGTATATAAGAAGAGTTCTACTAATTTAAAAAAGTGTGATGACCcatatatgtgtgaaaaaaataatagtagaggTGCAAACCTGTGGAGATTAATTTTTCTATTAATCAGGAATTGGGGTTATTTCAGACCGGGCAAGGGATACCAAGACCAATGAAATTGTTGCATTAAAGAAGAtgcgaatggagaaagaaaaagatggaatgcCAATATCAGGACTGAGAGAAATTATGCTTCTGCAGTCTTGCAATCATCCAAACACTGTTTGCTTAAAGGAAGTTGTAGTTGGAAGGAGCTTAGAAAGGTACACCATTGTTACGAATTCATGTTTACATATCAACCCttggttaatctttatggtacAGATGCACTAAGTTAGGacacattgatgatgatattcttgtagaggacaaaaagttgaaGTTATCGGTACAAGCGATAATCTACAGACATGAACAGTAGTGCCACAAATAAAGTCGCTCACagcttaacccattggcgacgggtatagaaaattaaaaaaaactctacgctctggcgaactgcggcaacgcgccgactctgaaCGCGTGAATTCGGtatatcaagccgaatcattgcctcggggcgctttggcgcgccaccgcggcggacagccacacgccacatttcgggcatattgttatgacgcttataggcgtgacccgtcgccattgggtgaAGTACAGCTCTTTCTTGTCGTTCCTACCGTGGTAAAGATAATGTTTCATTGGGGATGTTGGGGGCAGTATTCAAAGGGCATGCCCATTCACAGCAACTTAGATTgctgaataaattttgtgatgtGGAGTTAGGGGTTTAGTCTCTGGTGAGTGTCCATAATGATGCTGgtagtgcatgtatgcatgtcctCTGTGGCtttgttttatcctttattttcacACTCATGGCACTACAAGTTATCAAGGAGTTGACTGCTAAGCCtatctgatgatgataattttcttACTACTGGCTATGTTATTTAATACCATCATGGGAGATAATTTTATTGCATTGGCTTTTAGAACAGTGTTAGAAGTAACACAATCCATGCATTAAAATCAGACTTTCTCTAATCATAGTTCTTTGTAAGAtccaattattatatatttttcagcaTATTCCTTGTGATGGAATACTGTGAACAGGATTTGGCCAGCTTGCTTGACAACATGCAAATACCATTTATGGAAGCCCAAGTAAAGTGCATTATGATACAGGTaagttatttatattagtattatttcctCTAGTTCTCAAGTCTATTGGTGAATAAGCCccttttttttagtatcattacccAAAATATTGTTTATTCCACAACCATGGACATAGAGAGCAGGGCAATATAATGTTTCCCaagcttctgattttttttcaagCAGCTTACTCAGCATGCACTGTGATGCATTGATCAATATGGCACTAGGGTCTCTCATTATGATTAGGTTAAATGTACAGTTCTCAGTAAAGGAACCACACAAAAGAGGTTTACTTATGTGTCAGCAACTGTGGATTTATTGGGCTTTTAAATGGAGGGAATAAAATTACCATATATTCATACTCTTCCTTAGTCCTTCTAACTTCCCATTCCACTTTTCTTTGCAGGTTTTCAAAGGCTTGGCATATCTTCATCGCAAAGAGATTGTCCACAGAGATGTGAAAGTGTCAAACTTGCTTCTCACAAACCAGGGAACAATAAAAATAGGTATGTCTTCAAGCCTTCAGATATGGCTTTGGTCCATTCTTATATGTAAAAGCAAGGAGTTTCAGGTAGTTCAGGGTTGCTGGGTCATATAACATAGGCAATATGGTAAAACAATTATCCCATGCATAgaattaacaacaaaacaaaaacaaaatgactcGAGCTTACTGTTCTCACATAACTTGTGAActgggaaaagaggaaggtgtGTTAAAACTTATGTGCTTATGTGAAAGATTCATAGGATTTCCTTGTTTTAGAAATGATTTTCTGTGGTCTCCCTTATCAgcacttattaatatcattattctattttttctgccTCATAGAAAGTGAttctatcataatttttattgttagttcTTTGGATTATGCCAGATGTGTGATATCTAAATACTTCATTCATATTTCAGTGCTATCTCAATACTATCtacttatttgtatgtatagatgcatttgtaattttttttttttttttttcttttttttacagctgATTTTGGGTTGGCACGTGAACTGGGTTATCCGATGTCACCAATGACCCCTCAGGTTGTCACTCTGTGGTATCGTGCTCCTGAGCTGCTCTTCCAGGTGACTCGCGTTCTTGGTTTGGGTCTGGGGGGAAGAGAGGCAATCAGCAACTAGtcatttctttctgtatttttttttcttctttgtcttctctttctttcttcttttctttttctttaccttttttcttcttctttttcttcttctttttcttctgcctctacttcttcttcttcttttttcttcttcattttctttttcttcttttttcatatatattttttattttcttctttttattttctttttttcttctttgttttctattttttttttcatcttctttattttttatatgttattccttttcttttcttttcttttcttttcttttcttctctgttctttttctttttttcttttcatttcttcttcttcctcttcttcttttctatttctttttttttttcttcttagtagtagtagtagtagtattgcttatttttttctgtctttctgttttcttatttcttcttccttcttcctttcttattactTCTCCCTCTTTGATGCAACTTGGTGTACAGCAGAAAGGTGTACATAAAGaaattagatttttaaaattatctttaCAAATACTTCTTCCTTGCAGTTTTATTTTAAGAAGCATTTTTGAGTAAATTATAAATTTGGAAAgtaaactaattatatatatatatatatataattttcattcagaTTTGAAATTATTACATTTGAATCACTCCAGCTATGATATGCATAACTTaaatcatttctttctccttggttgtatttttttcttttattcatacatgcaccccccccccccccacacacacacacacgcacacatgtattctGCATATAGTACATACCTAATTCCACCTTTCATCATTTGTTCTATCCAGGCAAAGACCCAGACAACAGGAGTCGACATGTGGGCAGCTGGATGCATCCTCGGGGAACTTCTGTTACACAAGCCACTGCTCCCAGGGAAGTCGGAAATAGAACAAATCAACCTGATCATAAATCTTTTAGGTCTGTACATTTTTAAACTGTAAaatcataaatgcacacacatgttaAGAGCCCTCCAGCATATTCCATGCAGACCCTTCCCAATCCTGTTGTTTACCTACCTGAACCCCTCCCTCAAAGGACACATGCACACCCAAAAccacatacccctccctccctctaaaagTATATAGGTCATAAGACACTATGTTTAACTGAAAtttaaataatagataatacatacatttcatatttcttatgTGTGTATGACATATACAGTACATCATGGTTTTGctgatgttcatatatatttattagtaaaagtaaatagaaagaaCTCTGATGAAACACAATCTCTTTCTTGAActaatgttttcttctttttctttctggacAGGAACACCAAATGACAACATATGGCCAGACTTTTCACAGCTACCGGCAATAGAAAATTTCACTTTGAAACCACAACCATACAACAATTTGAAGACCAAATTTCCCGTGCTGTCTTCATCAGGGCACCGTCTCTTaaactttttatttatgtatgatccAAAGAGAAGAGCGACAGCAGAAGAATGTCTGGAAAGTTCCTATTTCAAAGAACATCCTCTTCGTAAGTATGCACACCTGAGAATCTGCACACACTATCACATCTTTACTATATTTTATGTTATGAAAAATTATtttacttactttcttttcttaacaGCCTCAAAGGACTAACTTTGTTTACATTTCTTAGTACAGTAAATGCATTATGCACCTTGATCTCGTGTAACCTGTAGGGGGTAAAATTTTACATGGCTGGGGGAAAATCTGTACCAGTATGATAGACTGGTGCAAAAATCCGCATACATAGTATTACAAATATGGTCTCTCCTACAAATGTTTTTTGAAGGGTCCTTAGTGAGgcactataaaaaatatatgagataTTTTAGGAGAATTTTCATGAAGTTATTCCCTGGTATACTTGTCTTTCTCTAATTTCTGAATAACTATTAGATATTTAACCATGTTTTGTTGCATACTGCCACTTGACAGCATAGTACAATAGTACAAACCCAAGCTCACCAGAAAATTGATCCTCCTTAACTTTGGTGAGCAAATAGCACATTGCTAAAGAACATTCCAAAAATGTGGTAAGGATTGTAGCACCATTTCCATTATGTGTGTTTAACCTGAAAATGAGATTAGTTAAATGTGAGGACATCATTTAGTTTCACCCCATTTTCAACTATCAGTTTTTGGAATTTGTTATGGTAACTTTCAGTATATTTCCtttgtcagtaatgataataaaaaacaacaaaagaaccaAGAAAACTAGTAATTATCTGTAATTAATAATGGCAAGGAGATTTGGCTTATCTCAGCAGTTCCCAACTAGATTTTCATCAAGACAGAATGTTGCTATTTGCCTTAG
This window harbors:
- the LOC125025910 gene encoding cyclin-dependent kinase 10-like, giving the protein MAEREEKGGGSSTKKPGLVSFLTGKPIKIPENDLFGKCRFVGEFEKLNRIGEGTYGVVYRARDTKTNEIVALKKMRMEKEKDGMPISGLREIMLLQSCNHPNTVCLKEVVVGRSLESIFLVMEYCEQDLASLLDNMQIPFMEAQVKCIMIQVFKGLAYLHRKEIVHRDVKVSNLLLTNQGTIKIADFGLARELGYPMSPMTPQVVTLWYRAPELLFQAKTQTTGVDMWAAGCILGELLLHKPLLPGKSEIEQINLIINLLGTPNDNIWPDFSQLPAIENFTLKPQPYNNLKTKFPVLSSSGHRLLNFLFMYDPKRRATAEECLESSYFKEHPLPCDPRMMPTFPQHRNLRQQQQQQVPPIPPAQLNLGYSQVFPPQGPNFGPPEHHHLDAVNAPKIGIHEMLGPLSRK